In the Salinisphaera sp. T31B1 genome, one interval contains:
- a CDS encoding zinc-binding dehydrogenase — MSQPFVPDRMAAMQLIGHGGIEQLVYRDDVPVPRPGADQLLVQVTATAKNNTDRKAREGLYPTRDKADVTSFAIGGETTLTFPRIQGADIVGRIVAIGDDVDTARIGERGLLDFNIYAGTRRDLNLTPDYYGHGADGGFAEYVVVPCDQFHAVDNPDLADAELAAMGMCSYQTAYHMMTAAGVSAGERVLVTGASGGVGTALIQLCRIVGAIPYALSRRDKTDALTALGAEAVFDRTDMNGFTDRIRALTGGRPIDAVMDLVGGDMTHRLIETMTFDMRQRSTYPRLSIAGASAANVSEIMWTVIYLYQVQIFGVSHGTRAEAEQLVEWIRAGTLKPVLHATFRLSELHECERYFMNRGSDYLGKIVVVPDAQWAQHGAPFACVARA; from the coding sequence ATGAGCCAGCCGTTTGTTCCAGATCGCATGGCCGCGATGCAGCTTATCGGCCACGGGGGAATCGAACAGCTCGTCTACCGTGACGATGTCCCGGTGCCGCGTCCCGGTGCGGACCAGCTGCTGGTCCAGGTCACCGCCACAGCCAAGAACAACACCGATCGGAAAGCGCGCGAAGGACTCTACCCCACGCGCGACAAGGCCGACGTGACGTCGTTCGCGATCGGCGGCGAGACCACGCTCACCTTCCCGCGTATACAGGGGGCGGACATCGTCGGTCGTATCGTAGCGATCGGCGACGACGTGGACACCGCGCGTATCGGAGAACGCGGGCTGCTGGACTTCAATATCTATGCCGGCACACGACGCGATCTGAATCTCACGCCCGACTATTACGGCCACGGTGCCGACGGCGGCTTCGCCGAATATGTCGTGGTTCCGTGCGATCAGTTTCATGCGGTCGACAATCCCGACCTGGCCGATGCAGAACTCGCGGCAATGGGAATGTGCTCCTATCAAACCGCGTATCACATGATGACGGCGGCCGGAGTGAGCGCCGGCGAACGCGTTCTGGTGACCGGCGCCAGCGGCGGTGTAGGCACCGCGCTGATCCAGCTGTGTCGTATCGTCGGCGCGATCCCCTACGCCTTGAGCCGGCGCGACAAGACCGATGCATTGACCGCCCTCGGCGCCGAGGCGGTGTTCGATCGCACCGACATGAACGGCTTCACCGATCGGATACGCGCACTGACCGGCGGCCGGCCGATCGACGCCGTAATGGACCTGGTCGGCGGTGACATGACCCATCGCCTCATAGAGACCATGACCTTCGACATGCGCCAGCGCAGCACCTACCCGCGCCTGTCCATCGCCGGGGCCAGCGCGGCCAACGTCTCCGAGATCATGTGGACGGTGATCTATCTGTATCAGGTACAGATCTTCGGCGTGTCCCACGGCACCCGGGCCGAAGCCGAGCAGCTGGTCGAATGGATTCGTGCCGGCACGCTCAAGCCGGTGCTGCACGCCACCTTCCGGCTGTCCGAGCTGCACGAATGCGAGCGTTACTTCATGAACCGTGGCAGCGACTATCTCGGCAAGATCGTGGTCGTGCCCGACGCACAGTGGGCGCAGCACGGTGCGCCGTTTGCATGCGTGGCTCGCGCATGA
- a CDS encoding DNA-3-methyladenine glycosylase I, with protein MNDAHAHEAHGRRLRCAWPGDNALLCAYHDGEWGVPEYDGRALWEKLMLDGFQAGLSWLTILRKRPAFREVFAGFEPDVVARFDERDVERLLADARIVRSRSKIEAVIGNARAWLAMESSGEAFAPFVWSFVGGEPVCGDGVHVPTATPVSAELSKALKQRGFKYVGPTIVYAWMQAVGMVNDHAEHCFRRDEVTREARPLR; from the coding sequence ATGAACGACGCGCATGCCCATGAAGCACATGGCCGACGGCTGCGTTGCGCCTGGCCCGGCGACAACGCGCTTTTGTGCGCCTACCACGACGGTGAGTGGGGAGTGCCCGAGTACGACGGTCGGGCGTTGTGGGAAAAGCTGATGCTCGACGGGTTTCAGGCCGGTCTGTCGTGGCTGACGATATTGCGCAAGCGCCCGGCGTTCCGGGAGGTGTTCGCCGGTTTCGAACCCGACGTGGTGGCTCGCTTCGACGAGCGCGACGTCGAACGGCTGCTCGCGGACGCGCGGATCGTGCGCTCGCGGTCCAAGATCGAGGCGGTGATCGGCAACGCCCGGGCATGGCTGGCGATGGAGTCGTCCGGTGAGGCGTTCGCGCCGTTCGTGTGGTCGTTCGTCGGCGGCGAGCCGGTATGCGGCGACGGAGTGCATGTGCCGACCGCCACGCCGGTGTCGGCCGAGCTGTCGAAAGCGCTCAAGCAGCGCGGTTTCAAGTACGTCGGCCCCACGATCGTCTATGCCTGGATGCAAGCGGTCGGCATGGTCAACGATCACGCCGAGCACTGTTTTCGACGCGACGAGGTCACACGCGAGGCGCGGCCGCTCCGATAG
- a CDS encoding TraB/GumN family protein encodes MHRHLRLVVWMALFVGSAAQAQTFVWRIQGHSNTVYLAGALHLLPERAYPLPTAYERAYADSALLVVEADQDALQSDQTRRAMLAAARYDEGDLAGHLDADTYRRTEALLERLGLSSQRMAAARPWFVSMAIEAKAFGDAGFRGDLGLDGNFYARAQADGKTILPLQPVAAHLAVVTDMPEALSRDQLSATLDNADELAAAPQELYDFWHHGDVAGFTASVTDQADAYPALYDRLIFDRTRAWLTPITAVLHSPDNAMVLVGAAHLVGPHGLIALLRERGYDIRRLD; translated from the coding sequence ATGCACCGCCACCTCCGGCTTGTCGTCTGGATGGCGTTGTTCGTGGGCAGCGCGGCCCAGGCACAGACGTTCGTATGGCGCATCCAGGGCCATTCGAACACAGTCTATCTGGCCGGCGCACTGCATCTGCTTCCCGAACGCGCCTATCCGCTGCCCACAGCCTACGAGCGTGCGTATGCCGACTCGGCCTTGCTGGTCGTGGAAGCCGACCAGGATGCGCTGCAAAGCGATCAGACACGGCGCGCGATGCTCGCCGCCGCCCGCTACGACGAGGGTGACCTGGCCGGTCATCTGGATGCCGACACGTATCGACGCACCGAAGCACTGCTGGAACGGCTCGGGCTGTCGAGCCAGCGTATGGCCGCAGCGCGACCCTGGTTCGTGTCCATGGCGATCGAGGCCAAGGCATTCGGCGACGCAGGCTTTCGAGGCGATCTCGGGCTGGACGGAAATTTCTATGCGCGCGCCCAGGCAGACGGCAAGACGATCCTGCCGCTGCAGCCGGTCGCCGCTCATCTGGCGGTGGTCACTGACATGCCCGAGGCGCTGTCGCGCGATCAGCTGTCGGCCACGCTCGACAACGCCGACGAACTGGCTGCTGCGCCTCAGGAACTCTACGACTTCTGGCACCACGGCGACGTAGCGGGCTTTACCGCATCAGTCACCGACCAGGCCGATGCCTATCCCGCCCTCTACGACCGGCTGATCTTCGATCGCACGCGGGCCTGGCTGACGCCGATCACGGCCGTGCTGCACAGTCCGGACAATGCCATGGTGCTGGTCGGCGCTGCGCATCTGGTCGGCCCGCACGGGCTGATCGCACTGTTACGCGAACGTGGCTACGACATCCGCCGTCTCGACTGA
- a CDS encoding AI-2E family transporter, producing MHNESVHLKLLTLIGVILAIGAMRVGYPVIMPAITALFIIATAWPVKNWLDARMPTVLSYIGTVIMLMVLFLGFFALMYYAVAQVAQHFYDHQEEFRALYNRYTGWAEANGLPVFGNSGGFDRLTGIARSLLSDVYTILSYLGLIAVIVIMGLPEIPALGRKFAHEFDRDQSRELYVTSLRIAANFRSYVIMTVISSLITGVASTAWALAIGLDLATLWGVLNFLLNFIPVVGNIAGIVPPTLYALIQYDGWTMPAVVFAGYAVLQIVISNFVYPMLQSRGLSLPPVSIILSLLFWSWLWGFAGALLAVPLTAAFIIGGRQFSSTRRIAYLLTQDDHDQLE from the coding sequence ATGCACAACGAGTCCGTGCACCTCAAGTTGCTGACGTTGATCGGCGTAATTCTGGCCATTGGCGCGATGCGGGTCGGTTACCCGGTGATCATGCCCGCGATCACGGCCCTGTTCATCATTGCCACGGCCTGGCCGGTAAAGAACTGGCTCGACGCGCGTATGCCCACCGTACTGAGCTATATCGGCACGGTCATCATGCTCATGGTGCTGTTTCTCGGCTTCTTTGCGCTGATGTACTACGCCGTGGCCCAGGTCGCGCAGCACTTCTACGATCATCAGGAGGAGTTTCGCGCGCTCTACAACCGGTATACCGGCTGGGCGGAAGCCAACGGATTACCGGTGTTCGGCAACAGCGGCGGGTTCGACCGCCTGACGGGTATCGCGCGATCGCTGCTCTCGGATGTTTACACGATTCTGAGCTATCTGGGCCTGATCGCGGTCATCGTCATCATGGGGCTGCCGGAAATCCCCGCCCTCGGTCGCAAATTCGCCCACGAGTTCGATCGGGACCAGAGCCGCGAGCTGTATGTCACCTCGCTGCGCATCGCGGCCAACTTCCGCAGCTATGTGATCATGACGGTGATCTCGAGCCTGATCACGGGCGTGGCATCGACGGCATGGGCGTTGGCCATCGGGCTCGATCTCGCGACGCTGTGGGGCGTGCTCAATTTCCTGCTCAACTTCATTCCGGTGGTCGGCAACATTGCCGGGATCGTTCCGCCGACGCTGTATGCGCTGATCCAGTACGACGGCTGGACGATGCCGGCAGTGGTATTCGCAGGATATGCGGTGCTCCAGATCGTGATCAGCAACTTCGTCTATCCCATGCTGCAATCGCGCGGTCTGTCGCTGCCACCGGTATCGATCATCCTGTCGCTGCTGTTCTGGAGCTGGCTATGGGGTTTTGCCGGCGCGCTGCTGGCCGTGCCGCTGACCGCAGCCTTCATCATCGGCGGTCGCCAGTTCAGCAGCACCCGACGGATCGCCTATCTGCTCACCCAGGACGATCACGATCAGCTCGAGTAA